In Nocardioides jishulii, the DNA window GCAGCACCCATGAACGTGGGCTGGACGACGGCGAGGTTGTCGACGATCTTGTCGACCCGACCGTCGATGGCGGTGGCGAAGCCGCAGGCCATCTGGGTCGACATGAGCACCTTGCCGAAGACGTGGGCCATCGGCAGCCAGAGGAACTGGAGGTCGTCCTCGCCCAGGATGCCCATCGAGGCGATGGCCGAGCCCTCGTAGACCCAGGAGGAGTGGCGCAGTCGGACGCCCTTGGGGCGGCCGGTGGTGCCGGAGGTGTAGACGAGCGTGGCGAGCTGGTCGGGACGGATCTCCGCCGCCTTCTGCTCCAGCAGGCCCGGGTTGGCGGCCAGGTGCGCCTCACCGAGGGCAGCCAGCTCGTCGAGGCCGATCACCCACTCGCCGTCGGTGGTGCCGTCGAAGGTCACGACCTTGGCGACGTAGGGCAGCTCGGCCTTGCGGTTGCGCAGCTTGGCGATCTGCTCGTCGTCCTCCGCGAAGACGATGCGGCACTCGGAGTCCGCAAGGATGTAGGCGGTGTCCTCCTCGTTGGTGGTCGGGTAGACCGTCGTCGTCGCGCCGGCGGCGCACCCGATCGCGAGGTCGGCCAGGAGCCACTCGTAGCGCGTGCCCGACGTGATGCCCACGCGCATCTCCGGCTGCAGGCCGAGGGCCAGGAGACCGCCGGACAACTTGCTGACGAGCTCGCCGGCCTGCGCCCAGGTCACGGATTCCCAGGTCTCGGCCTTCGTCGGGTAGCGGAACGCCTCCCGGTCGGCAGACTTGGCGACCCGGTCCCAGAACTGCACCGCCGTGTTCGGCAGCATCGTGTCCAAGAAGCTGGTGTCATACGTGATGGGCATGCGTCTCCCCTGCGTCGTTCTGCGTGTCGGGCGCCCTCCGACGCCCTGGCTGACCTTGCTGGGACGTAACCTAGATCACTCTCCAACTCATCGGTAGCCCTTCCACCCCTTGGGCGCAAAAACAACCGGATCGCCCCGGAAGGCGCCGAGCGAGCCGAAATACGCAAGACCCCCCGGTCCTCCGAGGGGTCTCGACGCTGGTCGCGGCAGGTGCGAACGACTACTTCTTGGTCTCTCCCCCGCCGCTGGTCGCGAGCGCGGCGACGAAGGCCTCCTGGGGCACCTCGACCCGACCGACCATCTTCATGCGCTTCTTGCCTTCCTTCTGCTTCTCGAGCAGCTTGCGCTTGCGGCTGATGTCACCGCCGTAGCACTTGGCGAGCACGTCCTTGCGGATGGCGCGGATGTTCTCGCGAGCGATCACGCGGGCACCGATGGCGGCCTGGATCGGCACCTCGAACTGCTGCCTGGGGATGAGCTCCTTGAGCTTGGAGGCCATCATCACGCCGTAGTTGTACGCCGCGTCGCGGTGCACGATCGCACTGAACGCGTCGACCGGCTCGCCCTGCAGCAGGATGTCGACCTTGACCAGGTCGGCGGCCTGGTCTCCCTGACGCTCGTAGTCGAGCGAGGCGTAGCCCTTGGTGCGCGACTTCAGCTGGTCGAAGAAGTCGAAGACGATCTCACCCATCGGCAGGACGTACCGCATCTCCACTCGGTCCTCGGAGAGGTAGTCCATGCCCTGGAGCGTGCCGCGCTTGGTCTGGCACAGCTCCATGATCGTGCCGATGTAGTCGGAGGGGCTGAGGATGGTGGCCTTGACGACCGGCTCGCGCACCTCGTTGATCTTGCCCTCGGGGAACTCACTCGGGTTGGTGACCTCGAACTGGCTGCCGTCCTCCATCACCACCTCGTAGACCACGTTGGGAGCGGTGGAGATGAGGTCGAGGTTGAACTCCCGCTCGAGACGGTCGCGGGTGATCTCCATGTGGAGCAGGCCGAGGAAGCCACACCGGAAGCCGAAGCCCAGGGCGCCGGAGGTCTCCGGCTCGTACGTCAGGGCCGCGTCGTTGAGCTGCAGCTTCTCCAACGCCTCACGCAGGTCGCCGAACTGGTCGCCGTCCAAGGGGTAGAGACCGGAGTAGACCATCGGGTTGGGGTGCTTGTAGCCACCCAGCGACTCGACGGCGCCGTGGTGCTGGGTGGTGATGGTGTCACCGACTCGCGACTGCCGGACGTCCTTCACCCCGGTGATCAGGTAACCGACCTCACCGACGCCGATCTTGTCCGCCTTGACCTGCTCGGGGCTGATCACCCCCAGCTCGAGGAGCTCGTGGGTCGCGTTCGTGGACATCATCTTGATCCGGTCACGGTGGGTGAGCTCGCCGTCGACGACGCGGACGTAGGTGATCACGCCGCGGTAGGTGTCGTAGACGGAGTCGAAGATGAGGGCGCGAGCCGGCGCCTCGGTGTCGCCGACCGGGGCGGGGATCTGCTTGACGATCTCGTTGAGCAGCGCCTCGACGCCGACCCCGCTCTTGGCGCTGACGCGCAGCACGTCGTCGGGGTCGCAGCCGACCAGGCCGGCGAGCTCGGCGGCGTACTTCTCGGGGTTGGCGTTGGGCAGGTCGATCTTGTTCAGGACCGGGATGATGTGCAGGTCTGCACCCATCGCCAGGTAGAGGTTGGCCAGCGTCTGCGCCTCGATGCCCTGGGCGGCGTCGACCAGCAGGATCGCGGCCTCGCAGGCCTCCAGCGACCGGGAGACCTCGTAGGTGAAGTCGACGTGGCCGGGCGTGTCGATCATGTTGAGGACGTACGTCCCGGCGCCCGCCTCGATGTCGTGCTCCGCGGCAGCTTCCTCGGTGATCGTCCACGGCATCCGCACGGCCTGCGACTTGATGGTGATGCCGCGCTCGCGCTCGATGTCCATGCGGTCGAGGTACTGCGCACGGGCAGCGCGCTCGTCGACGACGCCGGTCAGCTGCAGCATCCGGTCGGCCAGCGTCGACTTGCCGTGGTCGATGTGGGCGATGATGCAGAAGTTGCGGATGATCGACGACGGGGTCGAGCCGGGCTTCGGCGCGGGGTTCGGGGTCATCTGCTGCTTTCTCACGGGCGAGGACGAGTTCTCGTCATTCTCCCACGACGCACCACGGGAGCCGAACCGCCGACGCGCACCGCCCCTGAGCCACCCCGTGGCCACGACGGGCGACGCGCCGACCCCTGCCGGAGCGGGCGTCCTCACCCCCGCCGTCCGGCAGGATGGGCCGGTGACCCTCCCCCCGTACCCGGTCCCACCCCTGGACACCGCCCGCCGCCTGGAATGGGCCCACCTGCCGCCGTGGTTGCGGGACGAGATCGAGGCCAGGTGCGGAGCACCGGTGCTGGGCGCCGAGTCGATCGAGGCCGGCTTCACCCCCGGCATGGCGACGGTGCTCACCTGCGCCGACGGATCGCGACACTTCGTGAAGGCGGCCTCGCACCGGGCCCAGCGGACCTTCGCCGCGTCGTACGTCGTAGAGGTGCGCCACCTGCGCACCCTGCCCCCGAGCGCACCGGCTCCCGCACTGCTGTGGGTCCTCGAGGATCCGGACTGGATCGCCTTCTCCACCACGCACGTCGACGCGACACCGGTCGAACGGCCGTGGCGACGGGTCGACCTCGAAGCCTGTCTGGACGCCCTGGCGACGATCGCGGAGACGTTCACCCCGGCACCGCGCACGATGGACCTGCCCACCTTCGTCAGCGAGACGGCCGCCTGGCCGCAGGCCTGGCAGGGTCTCACCCCGCCCACGCACCCCGAGCGCCGCGACGAGGCGGTCGAGCTCGCCCGTCGCGGCGCCGAGCTGCTGACCGGCGAGACGCTGGTGCACGGCGACGTACGCGCCGACAACGTCCTCCTCCTGGACGACGGACGAGCGTGGTTGTGCGACTGGAACTGGCCCGCGACCGGACCTGCCTGGATCGACTCGATGATGCTGTTGGCCTCCGCCCACGGCGACGGTGTCGACGTCGAGGAGGTGATGGCGAGCCGTCCGTTGCTGCGCGAGGCGCCCTCCGAGGCCGTCGATTCGCTCCTGGCCCTGATGGCGGGTTATTTTCTCCGGGCAGGGTGTGGCTCGGTTCCACCGAACTCACCGCACGTGCGTGACCACCAGTACTGGACGGGAACGGTCTGCTGGCTCTGGCTGGCAGAACGCCGCAGGTGGTGACAACCGGCGTTGTCCATGATCGGCCCTTGGTCGAGCGAGGGCAAACCCCGCTGGCAACGCCCGTCCGCCCACCACGTCAGGTCCTTCCCGGGCCCGACCGCAGGGCAGGCAGGCACCCCTTCCAGAACGAGGAGTTCTCATGGCGAACATCAAGTCGCAGATCAAGCGCAACAAGCAGAACGAGAAGGCGCGCGAGCGCAACAAGGCCGTGAAGTCGGGCCTGAAGACCGCTGTCCGCAAGTTCCGCGAGGCCGTCGCTGCGGGCGACAAGGAGGCGGCCATCGCCGCTGGCCGTGAGGCCAACCGCAAGCTCGACAAGGCCGCCTCGAAGGGTGTCATCCACCCGAACCAGGCCGCGAACCGCAAGTCGTCGATCGCCAAGCAGTCCGCCGCTCTCTGAGCCGGACCCGCTGACGTCGAGAGGCGCCGCACCCCCTCGGGGTGCGGCGCCTCTTGCATGTCCGGCTCTCCACCGTCAGGCCAGGCGCGGGTCCCACGGGCCAGCCGAGCGGGAGCGCAGCGGCATCGTCGACGGGACCGGCCCCCGGGTCTCCGGGTCATAGTTCAGCGCCGTGCCACCCCAGTCGATCCAGGTGTCCACGGTGTGCAGGTTCTCCAGCGCCCCGTCGCACCGAATGATCCAGATGGTCTCCTCGAGGGTCTCGAAGTGACCGTGCTTGATGTGCGAGGGGCGGAACGTGTACGTCCCGACCGACGCCTCCCCGTGCAGCGCCTTCGTGCGCCCGGCCAGCGTGTAGTACTCCTCGTACACCGGGTGGTGCAGCATCCGGGGCTCCTCCCACCCGGTGGGCGCCTTGATGAGACGGGTGTAGAAGTCGGTCTCGGGGTCGTGGTGCAGCATCTTGATGTAGAGCGGCGAGAGGGGTCCTGCCGTCCGGTCGAGCGTCGAGGTCCACTCCATGGCGTTCGGGTCGGTGAGGGTGACCTCGCCGCGGGCATCCGGGTGACGCTCACCGCCAAGGACGAAACGGCTGGTGCCATACTCCCGCCAGTGCAGCGCCTTGGAGCCGGCCCGGAACCCGAGCTCCTCCATCGGCACACCCTTCGGGACGTGGACGTACTCCCAGGGCGCCATGACCCGACCGCCGTAGGTCATCTCCCCCTCGACCAGGAAGAACTCCGTGTCGGCCTCGGGCACGCCCGCGGGGCGCGACCAGTCGGTGACGAACTCGAGCACCAGTGACGACGACCCGTCCTCCTCGTCGACGGAGAGTCGACGCTCGACCGCCTCCCCCACACCGCCGGGCAGCTCCGCGGGGTGCCAGACGTAGTCGGCCTCGTGGATCATCTCGACGTGGGGACGCATGGGAGGACTCCTTCACACTCATTACCGATACAGTGTGTATCGGTAATGCGAGCGTAGTCGACACGACCGCAGTGACGCAAACTTATCGCTACAAGTTGTACCGATTAGTGTGAGCGACAGCTCCCTGGCCCCGATCAGGGACGGGTACGCCGCGGCGTCAGCGCGCCGAGAGACGCAGCTGGGCGAGCGTGAGCACCAACCGCTCCAACGTGTAGTTCGCGTCGTGGGCGGCACCCTTGATGTCTGCGTCGGCCCTGGCCACGGCCCCCAGAGCCTGGGAGATGCCTTGCTCGTCCCAGCCCCGCGCCTGGGACCTGATGCTCTTGACCTTCCACGGCGGAACGCCGAGGTCTCGGGCCAGGTCACCGTCGCGACCACCGCGGTTGGTGCTCCCCAAGAACTTCGCCACGCTGCGCACGGATCCAGCGACGGCCGAGGTGACGAGCACGCCGGGCGTCCCGCCGTCGAGGGCCCAACGCAGCTCCTCCAGCGCCTGGGCCGTGTGTCCGGACATGACGGCGTCGGCCACGGCGAACGACTTCGCCTCGGCCCTGCCCCCGAAGTAGCGCTTCACCACCTCGAGGGTGATCTGCTCGCCCGGGAAGTCGCTGGTCAGCTGGTGCGCAGCGGCGGAGAGGGCCCGGAGGTCCTGCCCCACGGCGACGACGAGGAACTCCACGGCGTCGGGGGCGATCCGGGCGCCCCAGTGGGCGAACTCGCCCTTCGCGAAGTCCTGGAAGCCGGAGGCGTACTTCACCTCGGCCGCCTTCACCTCCGTGACGGACGGCAGCTTGCGCAGCTTGGTCAGCAAGCCGCTCCCCTTGGGTCCACCGCCGTGCATCAGCACCAGGGCGACGTCCTCCACCGGGGCCGCCGCGTAGTCCAGGACACGCTCGTGCAGCTCCTCCGGGAGGTCCTCGAGGCTGCGTACGACGGCGCACCGGGTCGAGGAGAAGAGCGAGGGCGCCGACATCTCCTCGAGCGAGGAGGCGGTCAGCTCCGAGGCCAGCGCCTCGGAGAACTCACCCTCGGCGT includes these proteins:
- the lepA gene encoding translation elongation factor 4, with the translated sequence MTPNPAPKPGSTPSSIIRNFCIIAHIDHGKSTLADRMLQLTGVVDERAARAQYLDRMDIERERGITIKSQAVRMPWTITEEAAAEHDIEAGAGTYVLNMIDTPGHVDFTYEVSRSLEACEAAILLVDAAQGIEAQTLANLYLAMGADLHIIPVLNKIDLPNANPEKYAAELAGLVGCDPDDVLRVSAKSGVGVEALLNEIVKQIPAPVGDTEAPARALIFDSVYDTYRGVITYVRVVDGELTHRDRIKMMSTNATHELLELGVISPEQVKADKIGVGEVGYLITGVKDVRQSRVGDTITTQHHGAVESLGGYKHPNPMVYSGLYPLDGDQFGDLREALEKLQLNDAALTYEPETSGALGFGFRCGFLGLLHMEITRDRLEREFNLDLISTAPNVVYEVVMEDGSQFEVTNPSEFPEGKINEVREPVVKATILSPSDYIGTIMELCQTKRGTLQGMDYLSEDRVEMRYVLPMGEIVFDFFDQLKSRTKGYASLDYERQGDQAADLVKVDILLQGEPVDAFSAIVHRDAAYNYGVMMASKLKELIPRQQFEVPIQAAIGARVIARENIRAIRKDVLAKCYGGDISRKRKLLEKQKEGKKRMKMVGRVEVPQEAFVAALATSGGGETKK
- the rpsT gene encoding 30S ribosomal protein S20, whose translation is MANIKSQIKRNKQNEKARERNKAVKSGLKTAVRKFREAVAAGDKEAAIAAGREANRKLDKAASKGVIHPNQAANRKSSIAKQSAAL
- the holA gene encoding DNA polymerase III subunit delta, whose product is MVKAPSASQVLGRITLVTGKEEFLNERTVSSVRQTVRAHDAEGEFSEALASELTASSLEEMSAPSLFSSTRCAVVRSLEDLPEELHERVLDYAAAPVEDVALVLMHGGGPKGSGLLTKLRKLPSVTEVKAAEVKYASGFQDFAKGEFAHWGARIAPDAVEFLVVAVGQDLRALSAAAHQLTSDFPGEQITLEVVKRYFGGRAEAKSFAVADAVMSGHTAQALEELRWALDGGTPGVLVTSAVAGSVRSVAKFLGSTNRGGRDGDLARDLGVPPWKVKSIRSQARGWDEQGISQALGAVARADADIKGAAHDANYTLERLVLTLAQLRLSAR
- a CDS encoding phosphotransferase, which encodes MTLPPYPVPPLDTARRLEWAHLPPWLRDEIEARCGAPVLGAESIEAGFTPGMATVLTCADGSRHFVKAASHRAQRTFAASYVVEVRHLRTLPPSAPAPALLWVLEDPDWIAFSTTHVDATPVERPWRRVDLEACLDALATIAETFTPAPRTMDLPTFVSETAAWPQAWQGLTPPTHPERRDEAVELARRGAELLTGETLVHGDVRADNVLLLDDGRAWLCDWNWPATGPAWIDSMMLLASAHGDGVDVEEVMASRPLLREAPSEAVDSLLALMAGYFLRAGCGSVPPNSPHVRDHQYWTGTVCWLWLAERRRW
- a CDS encoding DUF4437 domain-containing protein, which codes for MRPHVEMIHEADYVWHPAELPGGVGEAVERRLSVDEEDGSSSLVLEFVTDWSRPAGVPEADTEFFLVEGEMTYGGRVMAPWEYVHVPKGVPMEELGFRAGSKALHWREYGTSRFVLGGERHPDARGEVTLTDPNAMEWTSTLDRTAGPLSPLYIKMLHHDPETDFYTRLIKAPTGWEEPRMLHHPVYEEYYTLAGRTKALHGEASVGTYTFRPSHIKHGHFETLEETIWIIRCDGALENLHTVDTWIDWGGTALNYDPETRGPVPSTMPLRSRSAGPWDPRLA